A region of Diospyros lotus cultivar Yz01 chromosome 3, ASM1463336v1, whole genome shotgun sequence DNA encodes the following proteins:
- the LOC127798359 gene encoding latex serine proteinase inhibitor-like produces the protein MKSPSSALIDVSFFLLVFTTKPLVSLPIALRDGNGNKVLVDQDYFIRSLTWGAGEGGVLTLPGLNNTCPVDVAWGTRLFFRGIPVRFSPVTDINGIVNTDTNLNINCLMSLMKGPALDLSSAATRGPSRGSVTTYQPGAGKWFITIDGIEGEFGPETYPNCFYIKKVGGTCDYPFYKLVHCPGRNSAALCNDVGVSYEYGGRLVLSKTSFTFIILKNREVGGHSQE, from the exons ATGAAGAGTCCATCATCAGCACTAATAgatgtctcattctttctccttgttTTCACTACAAAACCACTAGTCTCGTTGCCTATTGCTTTGCGAGATGGCAATGGCAACAAGGTCCTCGTCGACCAGGATTACTTCATCAGATCTCTTACTTGGGGTGCAGGCGAGGGAGGAGTCTTAACACTTCCTGGTCTAAATAACACATGTCCCGTTGACGTCGCCTGGGGAACTAGACTCTTCTTTAGAGGAATTCCAGTAAGATTTTCACCTGTAACCGACATAAATGGCATCGTCAATACCGACACCAATCTCAACATCAA TTGCCTCATGAGCCTCATGAAAGGTCCGGCCCTGGACCTCTCTTCAGCTGCAACCAGAGGACCGTCTAGAGGGTCGGTGACTACGTACCAACCAGGGGCAGGGAAGTGGTTCATAACCATCGACGGCATCGAAGGAGAGTTCGGACCGGAAACCTACCCTAACTGCTTCTACATCAAGAAGGTTGGTGGCACCTGTGATTATCCTTTCTACAAGTTGGTTCACTGCCCTGGCAGAAACAGTGCAGCTCTCTGCAATGATGTTGGTGTCAGTTATGAGTATGGTGGACGCCTTGTTCTGAGCAAAACCTCTTTCACTTTCATAATCCTCAAGAACAGAGAAGTCGGTGGTCACTCACAGGAGTAA